The following nucleotide sequence is from Melioribacteraceae bacterium.
CGAATGATTTTCCATCATCTTTTTCAATTTTATCAGCCGGAACTGCCATTGGTGAATCTTGATCCTCGCGAGCTTTTGGATTAATCAACGCATCTAAACCGCGACCTAGCCCGGGTTTTAATTTAGTCATACGTTATCTCCTTCATCCTTCTTATTCCGCTCAAGCAGTTCACCGGCTAAGGAGATATAATTTTGTGCACCTGTAGAGATTGCGTCATACAATATCACTGGTTTTTGATGACTTGGGGATTCAGATATTCTTACATTTCTATGAATTATTGTGCTGAATACTTTTTCTCCAAAATATTTTTTTACTTCTTCAACTACTTGATGGGATAATCTTAATCTAGTATCAAACATTGTTAACAATACACCCTCAATTATAAGTGCTTCATTATAATGCTTTTTTACAATATTGATTGTGTTCAATAATTGACCGAGACCTTCTAAAGCAAAATATTCGCATTGGACTGGGATGATAAGTGAATCAGCTGCGGTTAATGCGTTTAAAGTTAATAGACCAAGTGAAGGAGGACAATCAATGAAAATATAATCATATTTATCACGTACAGAAATTAGAGATTCTTTTAAAAGTCTTTCACGTTTTTCCATACCAACTAATTCGACTTCGGCACCAACCAAATCTATGTTTGCAGGTAATACGTCAAGATTAGGCATATAAGAATTTGTTATACAATCTATCGCATCCTCAGTCCCAATAAGTGTATGATAAACAGATTTTTCAACATTGTCGACTCCAATTCCGGATGACGAATTACCTTGTGGGTCAATGTCAATTAATAGTGTTTTGTATTCAGCCGCAGCTATAGATGCTGATAGATTAATTGAGGTAGTAGTTTTACCTACTCCTCCTTTTTGATTCGCAATTGCTATAATTTTTGCCATGTATTTTCGATTAATTATAGAGTTATTTCTTGTCCAAAATTCATTACAATACAACCTTTCCCGATATTCTCTACTTTCTTTTTGAAATCATTAGGATCAGCTTCAATTACACCAAATGTATTGTAATGCATCGGAATTGCTTTTTTAGGATTTACAAATTCAACGGCTCTTACACCATCATCAATGCCCATTGTAAAATTATCACCAATGGGTAATAACATATAATCAATTGGATTTAATTCACCAATTAATTTCATGTCTAAGAATAATCCTGTGTCCCCAGTATGATAAATATTCATTCCGTTTATTGATAATACAACACCTGCGGGTTCGCCTGCATAATTTCCTTCCGGAGTTTGTGAACCGTGATGCGCGATAGTGAATTTTACTCTGCCGAAATCAAAATTATGGCCGCCGCCAATATGCATATTATGTGCATTAAATCCTTTTGATTTTACATATTCAGCAAGTTCATTGACGCAAATAAATAATGGATTACATCTTTCTGCAATTTTAAATGCATCACCTATGTGATCACCATGAGCGTGAGTTAATATAATATAATCGGCGGTAACGTCTTTCGATTGAACATTTGAATTTGGGTTATCATCAAGGAACGGATCAATTAATATTTTTTTACCATCATCGGTTGTAATCATGAAAGCTGAATGAGCAAAGTATTTTAATTTCATCTTGTACCTCGATTCTTATTTAACGTAATGTATGTCATCAATTAAGACTTTCCTTTCACAAATTGCTCAAATAATCCTTTCCAACCTTTATCTTTTGAGACTTTTAAACTCTCTGTAAGTTTAGTACGAAGAGCCTCTTTAGAAAGACCTCTAATTAATTTTCCTTCTTGTGCCATAGCAATTCCGCCGGTTTCTTCAGAAACTATTACACTAATAACATCCGCTTGCTCTGTAATGCCGAGTCCAGCTCTGTGCCTCATTCCTAATGCTATCCCATTCAATTCAGTACTTTGCGATAATGGAAGTGTACATCTTGCTGCTTCTATTATGTCATTTTTTATAATAACTGCGCCATCGTGTAAAGGTGATCTTGGGAAAAATATTGTTCTTAACAAATTTTTATTTGTTCGAGCATTGATAACTTCCCCTGTTTCAACTACCCCTCTAATACCGGCTGTTCTGACTAATACCATTAATGCTCCGTGTTGATATTGAGCCATTTCAAAAGCAGCATCAGTAATAATATCTGCTACATTTTTCTCGTCACTTTTTATAAACAACCGTACAATAGGATTTCTTCCCACTAGCACAAGTAATCTTCTAATCTCAGGTTGGAAAAGTATTATAAATGCAATTACCCAAATATCTGTTACTAATTGCAATAACCAACCAAGCGCTTTGAAATTAGCTGCTTGAGCTATAAATGAAAGTAATAGTACAACAACCAATCCAATAAATATTTGTGAAGCTATTGTTCCTCTAATAACCGTATAAAGTTTATAGATAATGAAGGATACGATAGCGATATCCAAAACATCTAATAAGGTTACGGATAAAAATCCTATTTTAAATATTTCCCACATGTAGATTGTATTCCGAAGAAGCTGTCTTTTTTAAAATTTGTAGTGAAGTTAAAGTTTGTTCTACTTCATGAGTTCTTATTAAATCTGCACCATTACTTAAAGCTAATGTTTCTGCAACTAATGTTGATTCTTTTCTTTCATCGATTTCAAGATTTAAACTTTTTCCTAAAAATGATTTTTTAGAAAGACCGACAAGTAATGGTTTATTTAATCCCCTAAACTCTTTGAGTCTGTTTAAAATCTCATAATTGTCTTCAATTCTTTTACCAAAACCTATTCCCGGATCAATAATAATTTTAGATATACCATTTTTCTCAGCAAATTTGATCCGTTCATTCAAATAATCGTAAATTTCTAAAATAACATCATCGTAGTAGGGATTTTTCTGCATATCAGTAGGCGTCCCTTTCATATGCATAATGACTGCGGTTGCTTTTTTTTCAGCAATTACATTTTTCATTTTTTTATCAAATGTCATTGCGCTAATATCATTAACAATTGAGGCCCCGGCAGAAATTGCTTCAGAAGCAACATTTGATTTTGTAGTATCGATTGAAATCAATGTATTTTGTTTATGTGACTTGATTCCCTCAATCACAGGAATTACGCGTTTTAATTCTTCCTTTTCATCAACCGGTTGAGCATTCGGGCGTGTTGATTCTCCACCGACATCAATTATGCATGCTCCTAATTCAATTAACTCCAAGGCATGTTCAATTGCTAATTTTGTGTCATAATATTTCCCTCCATCAGAAAATGAATCCGGGGTTACATTAACAATTCCCATTACTTGAGGATCCGTTAAGGAAATATTTTGAGATGCAATTTTTATAGATTGTTTATTCTTGTTTGAATAGTTATTAAGGACTGAGCCAATTTTATAGCCTAAATCTTCATTACCGGTTGCAGTAATATCTTTTGATAATTCTCTAAAAATAGCAAAGGAACCAAGAATGAGAAGATCCACCTTAGAATCATCTTCAATTTTATTTAAATAACAAATTTCCTTATTTCTGAATATAATGTGGCGAGTTTGTTCTGCAAGTTTTTCATCAATACTTCTTAATTCGAGTCCTAATAAATCTATTTCGTATAGATCTCTGTAGATATTGTATTTTTTAGAATATCTCTTAAATACATAAGGAATATTTATCTGGACAAGATGTATTACCAATTTATTCTCTCAAAATTCATATTGATTGACTCGAATTAAAAGCTTAAAATAAGCAAAAATATTAAGATTTTCTGTGGTAGGTAAAACTAATTTTATGAAATTAAATTTTTCAATTCAAGTGCTGCTGCTGTAGTATTATCTTTACCAAAGATTGCCGATCCGGCGACAAACACGTCAGTACCAGCATCTTTTAACAACTTAACTGATTTTGTATCGACTCCCCCATCAACTTCGATTAAAAAATTGAGATTTCTTTCCTCACGTAACATTTTCAAATCGCGAATTTTTCTCAACGAACTTTCGATAAATTTTTGTCCGCCAAATCCCGGATTAACCGACATAATTAAAACTAAATCCACATATTCTAAAATTTCATTTAAGTGATTCAAAGGAGTTGAAGGATTAATGGAAACTCCGGCTTTGGCACCTAGTTCTTTAATGTTTTGGACGGTTCTGTGTAAATGAATAACGGCTTCTTGATGTACTGTCAATATATTAGCTCCCGCAGAAACAAAATCTTCCAAGAAATTTTCTGGTTTCTCAATCATTAAATGAACATCGAGTGGTAAACGAGTTATTTTTTTAAGAGCCTGTATTACAATAGGTCCGAAGGTAATATTCGGGACAAACTTACCATCCATAATATCACAATGTATCAAATCGACACCAGCCATTTCAACCTTACGAATTTCTTTTTCTAGATTCGCAAAATTTGCCGATAATATAGATGGGGCCAATAATCTTTTCATTTATCTACTCTGAGTTATTACAACATCAACACTGTCACCGTAATTTACCAGTTTATCTTCGCTCGGGTACTGATCTATTATTGTGTTTGGGAGAAGATTTGGTGATGCCAAATAAGTTTTTTTTCCTATTCTTAAAGATAATTCTCTTAACATCCTTTCAGCTTCAGTTAGTGATTTAGCAATTAAATTCGGAACACGAACCATTCCGAGCTGAGGTCCGATGCTAATTTTTAATGTAATCGTTTTACCTTTTGCTACAAATTCACCCTCATTTATGTTTTGTTCAACCACAGTTCTTGCAGGGAATTCTGATCTAACATTTATAACTGTGTCAACTTCTAATCCTAAACGTTCGATTGTAATTTTTGCATCACGAATAGTTTTGCCTAATAATTGTGGCATTTTTATTAATGGTTCGCCGCCACTAATATATAAGTAAACTCGCCTACCGACTTTAACTTTTGAACCGGGTTCAGGAATATGAAAAATTACGTGATCTTTTGGAAATTGTTCATCGTATTTCGGGCCTTCTTCAATAGGTTGCAAGTTTAACTGTTTTAGTGCTTCTATTGCATTTACCTTGGGTTGACCAACAAAATCTGGGACAATAACTTCATCTGCAGATACATACCAAGGCATAAATACTTTATCAAAAAGAATTAAAAGTATAATTCCTGCTGCAATTAGAATTATTGGGTATTTTATTATTTTTTTGTTTAAAAAGTCCATTTATGAATTGCATTAATGATTACGAAATTTAAGAAATATTTTAATAAAAAAGCCCGTCGAGTGACGGGCTTATTAAAATTATTGTGTAGCGCGTTTAAGTTTGTTTAAGAAAATTCTTACAAATATTGCTGCTATAATCGAAGTAACAACAAGCAATGCAAAGAATTGCCAAACTTCCCAATTCTGATAGAATCTTCCGACAAATCCAGATAAATAATTACCAACAGCTGTTGCGCCGAACCACAGACCCATCATTAATCCTTTCATTCTTGGCGGTGCTGTTTTTGAAACGAATGATAAGCCCATAGGGCTTAAGTGAAGTTCTCCGATTGTAACAACAAAATATGTTGAGATTAACCAGAACGGAGAAACTGTAATTGCCGATGTACCTTCATTAAGAGAATATACACCTGGTAAACCTAAAGAAGCTACCATCATAATCATAAACGCCGCAGCAGTTAACAACATTCCTATACCAATTTTTGCAGGTGACGAAGGCTCAATTCCTCTTTTATTAAGAAATCTAAAAAATGCAACTACTAGCGGTGTCATCAAAACAATGAACATTGGATTGAAATAAGCAAACTGTTCAGGAGCAATGCTATTTTGATCGGATAAAGAATTTATTTTAATTATCACAATTATTAATCCAATTACAGCAAATATACCACCAATACCTCTGGTTCTAGAACTACTGCCTTTACTTATTGCCGTTGCTCCTCCAAGAAGTATGGCTAATAAACCATGTAATGCAAGAACATCAAACAGCAAGTAAGTGAATTTTCCAACTGTTGGTGTGATGTAATCTCTGGCAAATAATGTAAGCGCTGCGCCATTTTGATGGAATGCCATCCAGAAGAAAATTACAATAGTGAATACTGTCATTAATGCAAATATTCTTAACTTTTCCTGTTCTTTGGTAAGGACTATATCCTTATCATCATCTTTACGGTTCTTAGATTGATAATCGGCATCTTTATAATACTTTTTCCAAACTAAAAATATTATTAACGAAAGAAGCATACCAATTGCTGCAACAGCAAAACCAGCATTATATCCATGAGCAAGTGAAGTACCAAAGTTTTCAATAAAAAATTGTTTGATTGAAGAAGCAGCTATTGGGGCATAGAAAGCGCCGATATTGATTCCCATATAGAAAATATTATAACCAGCATCTTTCAGAGACCCATCTTTGTGAGCATAAAGATTTCCAACAAGTACCGAGATATTCGCTTTAAATAATCCATTACCAATAGCTACAACACCAAGTGCGGCATAAAGTTGAAATTCTGAAGTGGTAGGTATAGCCATCAATGCATAACCTATGCCCATGGTGATTGCACCGAGCGTAATTGTTTTTCCATACCCTAATAAATTATCAGCAATCCATCCGCCTAAGATTGGAGTGAAATAAACCGCTGCAAGAAATACTCCGTAAATATTTGTTACGGTAGCGGCATCCCACTTAAAATTTTCCTGTAGATAAAGGACAAAAATTGCAAGCATTGTGTAGAACCCAAATCGTTCCCACATTTCAGTAAAGAAGAGTACATAAAGCCCCTTCGGGTGTCCTTTGAACATTTTACCTCCTGAGATTTATATTATTAGTCAAATTGTGAACTAATTCGGAGAAAAATTGAATTGTAAATTGAAAGGTATAAGTAAAAATACTGCAATAAATACTCACTAATGTTCCAACTCTGTGTAAAAGTTTTCGAAATATATCAAACCAAAATCTCAATAACAAATACAATAGTTGGTACTTAATAATGTAATGAATTATCTTTGAAAATCAGTTATTGAGGATGATATGAATACAACCATCTGCATTTTCGAAGATGCTAAATTCAAAAATTTTTTACCTCTTACCTATTTCCGTCCGGTATATGACTTGCGATGTGGAGTTCTTACAATCGCAGAAAAAATTGAAAAATATTCTCAGACATCAAATATTATTTTGCACTCCAGAAAATACCTTGCAAATTATTTGAGAGAAGAAAAAAAAGCTTATAAAATAAATTCATTCGATGCTTCTCATATACTATTTATAAATGGACGACTGCTTCCCTCTGCGGATATCTTTGAAATTCTTATCTCGCAAGACGAGGATGAAGTATTTATCAATAACAATGATATTATCGCCGCAAGATTAAGTAATGAAAACATATCATTATTGATTGAAAACAATAAAGATTTTCTATCAGATTTTTCTAAATTGAAGTGCAGACAAACCGAGATAGATGCTTATCTTTTTGAATATCCTTGGCATCTAATTCAAAAAAATGGCGAAGAAATTATCAACGATATTGCATTACTTTCTATAAAGAAAAATGAAAATGATTTTTTGGGTGTTCACTTTATTAATGGCGAAAATATTTTAATTGGTGAGAATGTAACGATTAAACCAAATGTTGTGCTCGATGCTTCCGAAGGACCAATTTATATTGATGATGAAGTAACGATATTTCCGAACACTTACATTGTTGGTCCGAGTTACATCGGTAAAAGGTCAATAGTAAAAGCTAACTCACAAATTTATCATAATACTACAATAGGACCTGTCTGCAAAGTCGGTGGTGAAATAGAAAATAGTATAATTCACTCTTACTCAAACAAGCAGCACGAGGGATTTCTTGGTCATGCTTATTTAGGTTCGTGGATAAATATCGGAGCAAGTTCAAATAACTCTGATCTTAAAAATGATTACAGCAAAATTAAAGTCATGCTCAACGGTCATGAAGTTGATACTGGCACAAATTTTATGGGATTAATTATGGGTGATCATTCAAAATGTGCAATTAATACTGCATTTAATACCGGAACTGTAATTGGTGTTTCTTGCAATATTTATGGAAGTGGATTCCCTCCAAAATATATTCCCTCTTTTAGCTGGGGTGGTGCCGATGGATTTAGAGAATATCATTTAAGAAAAGCAATTGAAGTCGCCAAAATCGTAAAGTCAAGACGAAATATAACTATGAGTGTTAATGATTTGGAATTATTCAAATCCGTGTTTGATTTAACACAGAGCGAAAGAACGTAAATTCAATTATCAATATCATTCTAAGTTAAGAAGGTTACTCTTAGAATCACTTCAATATTTTAAATAACTTACTATAATGTATAAAAACTACTTCTATCTAAATCGTGCAGTAATTGAATTAAGCGAAAAATTAATCGGATCAAATATTTATGAAGTCTTCACTCAAGAAAAGGAAACTCTTTACTTTCATATTCCAACCGAAGAAAATGAATATCGCCATTTAGTTGTTTCAATTAATCAATCCGAACCTTATTTAATTATAAAAGATGAACATAGAAAAGCACGAAAGAATGTTGCTAATTTTTTTACTGAATTCTTACCGACTAAAATCAAGAATATTCAAATTGCAGAAAGCGATAGAATAATAAAGATTGTCTGCGATAATATTTACCTACTAATTCCAATAAGAGGAACAATTTCAAATGTGATTGCCATGCCGGTAATTGGAGAACCAGAATTTTTTAGAAAGGTTAAGCGCATCAATGAAAATGAACTTTTAGATGATCTAAATTCACAAAGCTATAATACTTCCTTTAATCTCCCTGAGATCAAAAGTGAGATACAAAGTTTAGATGAACTTAAGAAAACATTTTCCTATTTAACTAAAGATATTCTTAATGAATTGAAAGCTCGAACTTCGTCTAATGATTTCATTCAGCAAAAAGAAATTCTGATGAGAATTCTCTCGCAAATAAATAATGATCCTATTCAAATATTTTATTCTAATGATCTAAACAGATATGTGTTTGTACCGTCCGGATTTATTTCTCTTTCAAGAGATTCTGAAGTTTTTGAATATGATAATTATCAAGATGCATTGCTGAAATTACTATCAGTAGGTAACAAGCTTTCTCGAGAACAAAGATTAAAAAAAGAAATATCTAAATATCTTGAAAAAGAATTGTCGATCTATTCGAATAAACTTAATAGTCTGAAACGAAGAGTTGATGAAGGTTCTAAAGAGGATTTGTACAGAATGTATGCTGATTTGTTGATTTCGAATTTGGGTAATATTAAAAAAGGAATGACGGAAATATCGCTTAAAGATTTTTCAAGTGAAGAGATATATAAAATTCCACTAAATGATAAACTCTCCCCCAAACAAAATGTTGATTATTATTATGACAAGGCACGCGGCGAGAATATAAATTATACCAAGTCCATTGAATTATTTAACTCGGCTGAATCCACTTACAATAATTTGCTTGAGTTAAAAAATGAATTTGAAAATTGTGATGACCTTTCTAAATTAATTTCGTTAAAAGAAAAACTTGGCTTAAAGGATGTGAAAGTGACTGAGAAAAATGAACCACAAATGAAATTCCGACATTTCATTATCGAAAATAAATATCATGTATTTGTCGGGCGCGACAGTAAAAGCAATGATTATCTTTCAACAAAATTTGCAAAACAAAATGATTATTGGTTTCATGCACGTGGTTATGCTGGCTCACACGTGCTTCTTAGAGTTGACAATCCCAAGGAAGGTGTACCAAAAAATATTATAAAAAATGCTGCATCCATTGCAGCATATTTCAGCAAAGCTAAAACTGCCGGAACCGCACCGGTCGCATATACATTTGCTAAATTTGTTACAAAACGCAAAGGTATGGAGCCGGGCAAAGTCATGATGCAAAAAGAGAATGTGCTGCTGGTTAAACCGGAAATCCCTAATAATTCAATCCAAGTTGAAGATTGACAGAGTAATCCCCAAGTTTTTTTTACTGCATTTCGGATTTCAGTATTGTTTAGAAATTAGGATTTAGAATTTAGAAATTGCTTCTAACCTCTTCCCTTCCAACCACTCATACTTTTATGAATACCGAGCATCACAATAACTTTTTGAAAAAGTTTGTCAGGTAAAATTCCTCTGAACAAAACAGCAAGCCGGACAGTTCGCGGTCGCTTTATACATAACTTTTCTATTTTAAGTGCGTCATTAACAATTGCATTGGCAATTACATCATGTGATTTTACTAGCGGTACAATTAAATTGCCGAGAAAATTAAGTTTTGCACCTTCAAACATACCTTCGGCTAAATAACTCGGGTGAATTGAACTAAACTTTACACCCTTTTTATTTTTAGTAAGAGCTTCAAATCTCATGGATTCGGTGAAACCCCAAACCGCCCATTTTGTAGCAGTATATACAGCCATTTCTGAAACACCTAGCATACTGGATGCTGAAGAAATGTTTACAAAAAATCCTTCATTTCTTTCATACATATCATCAATAAATGCTTTTGTAGTGTAAATCAATGAAGTCAAATTTACATCAATTGTCTGTTCCCATGCGTCATCACTTACTTCATTTAAGTAACCGCCTTTTACAAATCCCGCATTGTTTATCACAATATCTACTTTACCCATTTCACTTTTAGCTGCAACAGCCATTGAATATACTTCGTTTTTATTAGTAACGTCACATTTGTGAAAGAAAAGTCGATCTGAATACTTTAGCAATTCTCTCCTGGCATTTTCTATTGCGCCCTCATTTATATCCCATACGTTTACTTTACAACCTTCTTCTAAAAGTCTTTTAGTCGTCGCAAGACCAATTCCCATAGCCCCGCCTGTTACAACCACATTTTTGTTTTCTAATTTCATTTTAACACTCAATAATTTTTTATACTTTTCAATTTAACAAAATTAACAATAGAAGATTACTCATGCTAAACAATATTAGATGGAAGTCTCTGTTATACATTGTATTAGTTTCTCTCTTTCTGGGTTTTACTTATAATTATCTTTCTCCAAATGGTATTCCTTTAGTAAAAGAAGTTATAGAATTTGGAGTTTATGATGAAAATGAGATAACTATAAATAATACAGGCGGTCTCGATTTTACAAACATCAAACTGATAGATTTGGAGAACGCATTTAAGCTATATAACAAAGGTATAAAATTTGTCGATGTTCGTGATCAGTGGGATTATTCCGATGGTCATGTATTAGGTTCAATTAATCTACCGGAAGTTGAATTCTCTCCACAACATAATTCGCTTTCTTTGTTATCGAAAGATGAATCATTAATTCTTTATTGCTCCAGCGATGACTGCGGATTAAGCAAAAAAGTAGCCGTTGAACTTTTAAAACTCGGATATAAATCATTGTTTGTGTTTGAAGAAGGTTGGGAGACTTGGCGTGACGCCGGTTACCCCGTTGAATTTGGAGGTGAATTTTAATGAAACATTTAACAAATAAATACATTCTGTGGACTGCTAAATTTTTTATAGGGTACATCTTCATTCTTGCGGGAATTGAAAAAATTGCCGATCCATCCGGATTCTCCGAATCTATTGAAAACTATCAATTATTACCTAACATATTTATAAACTTTTTTGCGATCGCTTTACCATGGATAGAGGTCGTGTGCGGGATCTTACTTATATTTAATAAACATGTAAAAGAGAATTCTTTTATCTTTATCTCCTTGATGTCAGCCTTTACTATCATGATCTTCATCGCAGTTCTCAGAGGTTTGGATATAGATTGCGGATGCTTTGGAACTAATAATTCTCAAAATGTGGGAATAGTAAAAATTATTGAAAATCTGGGACTGATAATTTTAGGATTGTATGTTTTTGTTTATCATGAAAAAATTAATAAATCAATACCTCTTGAAAAAGTGTAATGAAAATTGATAATTCCTCTATAAAAAAAATACTCCTTATTAAATTCAGAGGAATCGGGGATGTAATTCTTTCTACTGTCGTTTTAGAAAATCTTAAGAGAAACTTTCCAAATGCTTCGATTGATTATTTAACTGAAAAACCGAGTGATCAACTTTTAAACTTACTTGATGAGATAAGCAATGTTCATCTTTTTACTGACAAGAGTTTATCCGGAAGATTTAAGCTCATCCGTAAAATTCGAAAAGAAAAGTATGATTTGATTTTTGATTTTTATGCGAATCCATTCACTGCACAAATAACATTTTTAAGCGGAGCAAAATATCGAGCCGGTTTTCCCTATCGTGGAAGAAAATATGCATACAATTTATTTGGACCCGAAGAACGCGGGAAATTTCACGCTGCTGATTTACATTTAGAATTTCTGAAGAAAATTGGTTTATCTGTTACCCCAAGCAATCTAAAATCAGATCTTGACGATGAATCAATTTCATTTGCTCGACAGTTTTTTGAAAATACATTTTCACAAAAAGATTTTGTAATTGGAATCTCCCCAAGCGGAGGATGGAATTCAAAAAAATGTGATCCAATTAAATTTGCCGAAATTGCAGATGCTTCTGCACAAAAATATAGCGCTAAGATTCTAATTGTCTGGGGACCGAGTGATGAAAACGACACTGAAGAAATTATTCGATTTATGAAATCAAATGCAATAAAAGCCCCGGTTACTAATATCAAACAAATGGCTTCTTTAATCTCTCAATGTAAAATATTGATTGCTAATGACAGCGGTCCGATGCACATTTCTACTGCAATTGGAACGCCCACATTAAGTTTGCACGGTCCCACTGATCCAAATCTTCAAGGTCCTTATGGCAGTAAACATGAATGGATAAATAAAAGTGATTTACATTGTATTATTTGCAACAAACTTGAGTGTCCTTACAACCATGAATGTTTTTTAGAATTAGATGTTGACGATGTTTTATCAAAAGTTGATAAGCTGATTGAAAAAAACAATATTGCTTTATGAAAGAAATCGAAATATACCTGCGCAAGTTATTATTATCGCTTTATTTATTCTTTAGGAAAAACGAAAAGAAAAATACAGAGC
It contains:
- the rpe gene encoding ribulose-phosphate 3-epimerase, coding for MKRLLAPSILSANFANLEKEIRKVEMAGVDLIHCDIMDGKFVPNITFGPIVIQALKKITRLPLDVHLMIEKPENFLEDFVSAGANILTVHQEAVIHLHRTVQNIKELGAKAGVSINPSTPLNHLNEILEYVDLVLIMSVNPGFGGQKFIESSLRKIRDLKMLREERNLNFLIEVDGGVDTKSVKLLKDAGTDVFVAGSAIFGKDNTTAAALELKNLIS
- a CDS encoding AAA family ATPase, with the translated sequence MAKIIAIANQKGGVGKTTTSINLSASIAAAEYKTLLIDIDPQGNSSSGIGVDNVEKSVYHTLIGTEDAIDCITNSYMPNLDVLPANIDLVGAEVELVGMEKRERLLKESLISVRDKYDYIFIDCPPSLGLLTLNALTAADSLIIPVQCEYFALEGLGQLLNTINIVKKHYNEALIIEGVLLTMFDTRLRLSHQVVEEVKKYFGEKVFSTIIHRNVRISESPSHQKPVILYDAISTGAQNYISLAGELLERNKKDEGDNV
- a CDS encoding peptide MFS transporter, producing MFKGHPKGLYVLFFTEMWERFGFYTMLAIFVLYLQENFKWDAATVTNIYGVFLAAVYFTPILGGWIADNLLGYGKTITLGAITMGIGYALMAIPTTSEFQLYAALGVVAIGNGLFKANISVLVGNLYAHKDGSLKDAGYNIFYMGINIGAFYAPIAASSIKQFFIENFGTSLAHGYNAGFAVAAIGMLLSLIIFLVWKKYYKDADYQSKNRKDDDKDIVLTKEQEKLRIFALMTVFTIVIFFWMAFHQNGAALTLFARDYITPTVGKFTYLLFDVLALHGLLAILLGGATAISKGSSSRTRGIGGIFAVIGLIIVIIKINSLSDQNSIAPEQFAYFNPMFIVLMTPLVVAFFRFLNKRGIEPSSPAKIGIGMLLTAAAFMIMMVASLGLPGVYSLNEGTSAITVSPFWLISTYFVVTIGELHLSPMGLSFVSKTAPPRMKGLMMGLWFGATAVGNYLSGFVGRFYQNWEVWQFFALLVVTSIIAAIFVRIFLNKLKRATQ
- a CDS encoding PASTA domain-containing protein yields the protein MDFLNKKIIKYPIILIAAGIILLILFDKVFMPWYVSADEVIVPDFVGQPKVNAIEALKQLNLQPIEEGPKYDEQFPKDHVIFHIPEPGSKVKVGRRVYLYISGGEPLIKMPQLLGKTIRDAKITIERLGLEVDTVINVRSEFPARTVVEQNINEGEFVAKGKTITLKISIGPQLGMVRVPNLIAKSLTEAERMLRELSLRIGKKTYLASPNLLPNTIIDQYPSEDKLVNYGDSVDVVITQSR
- a CDS encoding metal-dependent hydrolase, yielding MKLKYFAHSAFMITTDDGKKILIDPFLDDNPNSNVQSKDVTADYIILTHAHGDHIGDAFKIAERCNPLFICVNELAEYVKSKGFNAHNMHIGGGHNFDFGRVKFTIAHHGSQTPEGNYAGEPAGVVLSINGMNIYHTGDTGLFLDMKLIGELNPIDYMLLPIGDNFTMGIDDGVRAVEFVNPKKAIPMHYNTFGVIEADPNDFKKKVENIGKGCIVMNFGQEITL
- a CDS encoding putative sugar nucleotidyl transferase, whose translation is MNTTICIFEDAKFKNFLPLTYFRPVYDLRCGVLTIAEKIEKYSQTSNIILHSRKYLANYLREEKKAYKINSFDASHILFINGRLLPSADIFEILISQDEDEVFINNNDIIAARLSNENISLLIENNKDFLSDFSKLKCRQTEIDAYLFEYPWHLIQKNGEEIINDIALLSIKKNENDFLGVHFINGENILIGENVTIKPNVVLDASEGPIYIDDEVTIFPNTYIVGPSYIGKRSIVKANSQIYHNTTIGPVCKVGGEIENSIIHSYSNKQHEGFLGHAYLGSWINIGASSNNSDLKNDYSKIKVMLNGHEVDTGTNFMGLIMGDHSKCAINTAFNTGTVIGVSCNIYGSGFPPKYIPSFSWGGADGFREYHLRKAIEVAKIVKSRRNITMSVNDLELFKSVFDLTQSERT
- the folP gene encoding dihydropteroate synthase; protein product: MVIHLVQINIPYVFKRYSKKYNIYRDLYEIDLLGLELRSIDEKLAEQTRHIIFRNKEICYLNKIEDDSKVDLLILGSFAIFRELSKDITATGNEDLGYKIGSVLNNYSNKNKQSIKIASQNISLTDPQVMGIVNVTPDSFSDGGKYYDTKLAIEHALELIELGACIIDVGGESTRPNAQPVDEKEELKRVIPVIEGIKSHKQNTLISIDTTKSNVASEAISAGASIVNDISAMTFDKKMKNVIAEKKATAVIMHMKGTPTDMQKNPYYDDVILEIYDYLNERIKFAEKNGISKIIIDPGIGFGKRIEDNYEILNRLKEFRGLNKPLLVGLSKKSFLGKSLNLEIDERKESTLVAETLALSNGADLIRTHEVEQTLTSLQILKKTASSEYNLHVGNI
- the cdaA gene encoding diadenylate cyclase CdaA; its protein translation is MWEIFKIGFLSVTLLDVLDIAIVSFIIYKLYTVIRGTIASQIFIGLVVVLLLSFIAQAANFKALGWLLQLVTDIWVIAFIILFQPEIRRLLVLVGRNPIVRLFIKSDEKNVADIITDAAFEMAQYQHGALMVLVRTAGIRGVVETGEVINARTNKNLLRTIFFPRSPLHDGAVIIKNDIIEAARCTLPLSQSTELNGIALGMRHRAGLGITEQADVISVIVSEETGGIAMAQEGKLIRGLSKEALRTKLTESLKVSKDKGWKGLFEQFVKGKS